One stretch of Thermanaerosceptrum fracticalcis DNA includes these proteins:
- a CDS encoding RidA family protein — protein sequence MSKIQDRLEQLGILLDEPPSPVAAYVPAVTFLDKLVYVSGQDCRKNGKLIYEGLLGRDLTVQQGYECARQSAINCLAVLKQHIGDLEKVKRVVKVLGFVASAPGFEEQPYVINGGSELFETVFGENGKHARSAIGTNQLPFGTPVEIEVIFELK from the coding sequence ATGAGTAAAATACAAGATAGGTTGGAACAGTTGGGGATATTACTTGATGAGCCCCCTTCACCAGTTGCTGCATATGTACCCGCAGTTACTTTTTTAGACAAACTGGTGTATGTTTCAGGTCAGGACTGTAGAAAAAACGGAAAACTAATTTACGAGGGCCTACTTGGAAGGGATTTGACTGTTCAACAAGGCTATGAGTGTGCCAGGCAGTCTGCAATTAATTGTTTGGCTGTACTAAAACAACATATAGGTGATTTAGAAAAAGTAAAACGTGTTGTAAAAGTTCTTGGTTTCGTAGCAAGTGCACCTGGTTTTGAGGAACAGCCATATGTAATTAACGGAGGGTCAGAACTCTTTGAGACAGTATTCGGAGAGAATGGTAAGCATGCCCGTTCAGCAATAGGAACGAATCAGTTACCCTTTGGTACACC